From the genome of Tsukamurella pulmonis:
CGCCGTACGGGTCGAGGACGGGACCGTCGGGGACCGGGGTGCCGGGGCGGGCCACGCCGGCGCCGGGGCCGGACTCGGCGAGGGCGCGCTGCTCGGCGGTGAAGGCCTCCATGGGCCCGCCGGCCTCGGCGGCGTGGGCCTTCAGGGCGGACAGGGCTTCGTTGACGGTGCTCATGCCCTCACGGTAGGCACTGCGCCGGCCCCGGCGGCCGGGGGCGGCGCGACGTCAGAGAACCGTCATCATCGCCGGAAAACGGCGCCCGGCCGTGCGTCCGTCGGTGATAATCCCTGCAGACGTGGGGCGGCGCCCCACCGGAGGCGAGGAGAGAAGACCGATGCCGAAGCTGATGAGGGCGATGGCGGCCGGGCTCGCGGCGGCGGGGATCGTGACCCTGGTGCAGGTGCCCGCGGCCCACGCGGACGGCCGGCTCGACGAGGGCCGCTTCCTGGTGGCCACGCACAACACCCGCGACTTCACCCGGCCCTACGGCTACAACACCACGGATGCGCAGCGGATCCGCTTCGGGTACCAGGCGTGCGCCGCGCTCGACCGGCACCCGGAGAGCACCGTCGCGGCGACCCGGGCGCTCTACCGCCAGGCGGGGACTCCCCAGTGGGAGCGCCAGCAGGTGGTCTTCTACGCGGCGCAGTACCTGTGCCGCCGGCACTGGGACCGCTACAAGAGCCCGTGATCGGCCGTCAGCGGGCGAGGTAGCGGGCGAACGTCCACCCGTAGATCGCCGACTCCAGATCGTGCCGCGCCGCGGACACCGTGGCCTCCACCAGCGCCCGCTCGAGCAGCCGGGCGCGGAGCGCGGTGCCGTCGGGCGGCCCGCTGCCGGCGGTCAGCGATCGCGGCGGCGTGCGCGGCAACCGCAGTGCGTCGTCGAGGGCGTCCTGGTCGATGAGCAGCTGATCGAGCACGGCGGGCGCCACCGGGCGCCCGGCCGCGAGATGACGGCGCGCCTCCGCCCGGGCCTCGTCGACGCCGATCGCGTGCTGCTCGGGGATCTCGATCCGCTCGAGGTCGCGCAGGAGCGCGCGGGCCTGGCGATCGGCAGCGTCGGGCTGCAGGGACCGGACGTGCTCGATCCGGGCCGGTGAGGCGACGAGCTCGAACCGCGTGACGCGACCGGGGAGGACCTGCCCGGGGTGCCGCTCGCCGACGAGCTTCCACGGGCCGCGCGGGACGTGGTGCGCGCGACTCGGATGCGTGGTGGCGACGGCGTGGATCGTGTAGCCCTCGGCGCCGGCGAATTCGACGAGCTGGCGCACGGGATCGTCGACGGTGGCCCACGCGGCCGCGGTGGGGACGTTCCACAGCACGCGCACACCGGCCGGGACGATGGCGCCGAGCGGCAGCCAGCCGGCGTCGGTCGTGGTCACGACGAGCAACGGCTCGGGGCCCCGCGTGAGGTAGGCGGCGGCCCAGTTCAGGCCCGATTCCGGGAGGTACGGGCCGCCGCGCAGCGAGCCGAGGATCGAGCCGATGACACCCCGGACCTGCTGGATCTCAAGGCTTTCCGGCACCGGTGCGCCGGGCGTGGGGAACCGCCCGATGGGAATGGGGACGAGCACTGGGAGGTCGATGGCACCCTCCTCGGACGACCCGCTTCTTGCGATGGCAATCGTATCCGATGGGCGCGCGGACCGTCCGGTCGCAGGGGCCGCCGGTGAGAGCGGCCCCTGCCCGCGGCTATCCGCTCTTGCGGCGGAACTGCTGCTGGTGACTCTCCGAACCGTGCGTGTTCTGGGTCTTGGCCGCCCCGTCCAGGTGGGCCGAACCCTGACGATTCGACGCGTTCTTGCGTTCGAGCGCTTCCTTGAACTTGTCGGCGATACCGTCGGCGGGCATGGTGTCTCCTCTCTCTCGCGTGACTT
Proteins encoded in this window:
- a CDS encoding DUF732 domain-containing protein codes for the protein MPKLMRAMAAGLAAAGIVTLVQVPAAHADGRLDEGRFLVATHNTRDFTRPYGYNTTDAQRIRFGYQACAALDRHPESTVAATRALYRQAGTPQWERQQVVFYAAQYLCRRHWDRYKSP
- a CDS encoding DUF5302 domain-containing protein — translated: MPADGIADKFKEALERKNASNRQGSAHLDGAAKTQNTHGSESHQQQFRRKSG